One Aegilops tauschii subsp. strangulata cultivar AL8/78 chromosome 7, Aet v6.0, whole genome shotgun sequence genomic window carries:
- the LOC109748596 gene encoding uncharacterized protein, producing MACWERDWWQKRHCECTWTKAALWLAFLLLTGGLIAPFAVVKPPTATAGYAFLTRFELSPSPNSTAKPPPLQLLSYNATVHIALRNPNLYRGISYLALAAFSFNGTRFDDESSAAGVVDLYLDAQEEKTVRLEVGGVDRKLPAAGAAEFARQKEAGWFEVEVRLDAVVQYDMARKTWCPLDIICPLRLQLVDSDVAAIAFNKTKCTILRVKISGC from the coding sequence ATGGCCTGCTGGGAGCGCGACTGGTGGCAGAAGCGCCACTGCGAGTGCACCTGGACCAAGGCTGCCCTCTGGTTGGCGTTCCTGCTCCTCACCGGGGGCCTCATCGCCCCCTTCGCCGTCGTCAAGCCGCCGACTGCCACCGCCGGCTACGCCTTCCTCACGCGCTTCGAGCTCTCCCCGTCCCCGAACTCCACCGCGAAGCCGCCGCCGCTCCAGCTCCTGTCGTACAACGCCACGGTGCACATTGCCCTGCGCAACCCCAACCTGTACCGGGGCATCAGCTACCTCGCCCTCGCGGCCTTCTCCTTCAACGGCACCCGCTTCGACGACGAGTCCAGTGCCGCGGGGGTGGTGGACCTCTACCTCGACGCACAGGAGGAGAAAACGGTGCGCCTCGAGGTCGGCGGGGTCGACCGCAAGCTGCCGGCAGCCGGTGCGGCGGAGTTCGCCAGGCAGAAGGAGGCCGGCTGGTTCGAGGTGGAGGTGCGGCTGGACGCGGTGGTGCAGTACGACATGGCCCGCAAGACGTGGTGTCCCCTGGATATCATCTGCCCGCTCCGGCTGCAGCTCGTCGACTCGGACGTCGCCGCCATCGCCTTCAACAAGACCAAGTGCACCATCCTCAGGGTCAAGATCTCCGGCTGCTAG
- the LOC109748600 gene encoding cleavage stimulating factor 64, with amino-acid sequence MDGITATSCRCSSVVFVGNIPYQASEKELRDACEEIGPVASLRVATDKDNGRPRGFAFCEYLDDETARSACRNLHGHPLHGRALRVGIAAPEQQQQQGRRRVGDDDPDLPVGVEGATHAASQVSGTPSAAVTRYLAGLSRRQLRELLDSVAMEPAESVERAKREFRGLATLIEQAGILLDMAAASDAGAAGKRPGSLPESGQGAPPKVRKLDDGTSVPWTVAGVVACR; translated from the coding sequence ATGGACGGCATCACCGCCACGTCGTGCCGCTGCAGCAGCGTGGTGTTCGTGGGCAACATCCCGTACCAGGCGAGCGAGAAGGAGCTCCGGGACGCGTGCGAGGAGATCGGCCCCGTGGCGTCCCTCCGCGTGGCCACCGACAAAGACAACGGCAGGCCCCGCGGCTTCGCCTTCTGCGAGTACCTCGACGACGAGACGGCCCGCAGCGCCTGCCGCAACCTGCACGGCCACCCCCTCCACggccgcgcgctccgcgtcggcATCGCCGcaccggagcagcagcagcagcaagggcgCCGGCGCGTCGGCGACGACGACCCGGACCTGCCCGTGGGCGTGGAGGGCGCCACGCACGCCGCGTCGCAGGTGTCCGGGACGCCCAGCGCCGCCGTGACGAGGTACCTGGCGGGGTTGAGCCGGCGCCAGCTGCGGGAGCTCCTGGACTCCGTGGCGATGGAGCCCGCGGAGTCCGTGGAGCGGGCGAAGCGAGAGTTCAGGGGTCTCGCGACGTTAATCGAGCAGGCGGGGATACTGCTCGACATGGCGGCCGCAAGTGACGCCGGTGCCGCTGGTAAGCGCCCCGGCAGTCTGCCGGAGTCGGGGCAGGGTGCACCGCCGAAGGTGAGAAAGTTGGACGATGGCACGTCAGTTCCTTGGACCGTCGCAGGCGTTGTTGCATGCCGCTGA